One Streptomyces coeruleorubidus DNA segment encodes these proteins:
- a CDS encoding lysylphosphatidylglycerol synthase domain-containing protein produces the protein MKQQGAHPEDAEGTSDASARPGTPDDGPEPTGDQAGTATKGAGEKAPAAAERSGEKTPTAPEKSGKKAPTAAEDEDTVHIDEVEGDEPLLPARVHRPSDLMRLLVGVLAVALLIGIAAFAHGTTSGLEQDINKGTGQAPDLLIKIAGLASSIAILLVPVAFAIERLIKRDGLRIADGVLAAVLAHGVTLATDLWVARAAPDSIQEALTQPSPGDIHALTDPVHGYLAPVIAYMTAVGMSRRPRWRTVLWVVLLLDAFSMLVTGYTTPFSIILTVLIGWTVAYGTLYAVGSPNVRPTGQTLMAGLRTVGFRPVSASREDTSDNPDTGDRGRRYFVTLEDGPPLDVTVVDREQQAQGFFYRTWRNLTLRGFATRSSLQSLRQALEQEALLAYAAIAAGANAPKLIATSELGPDAVMLVYEHSGGRTLDSLPDEEITDDLLSDTWHQVKALQSRRIAHRRLVGDAILVDRSGTVILTDLRVGEIAAGDLLLRMDTSQLLVTLGLRVGAERAVASAVEVLGPDAVADCLPMLQPIALSRSTRATLRRLARERAQREREAVLEASRQAKQARLEDASDDAVPVLEKPDKKAVRAEQRAEKRAIDEALEDAREEDLLTQIRHEVLRIRPQAPVEPARLERVRPRTLISFMAGAIGAYFLLTQLTHIEFGPLIANAEWGWVAAAVLFSMGSYVAAAMALLGFVPERVPFVRTVAAQVAGSFVKIVAPAAVGGVALNTRFLQRAGVRPGLAVASVGASQLFGLGCHILMLLAFGYLTGTEKTPSLSPSRTVIAGLLTVAVLVLVVTSVPFLRKFVVTRVRSLFAGVVPRMLDVLQRPQKLVTGIGGMLLLTACFVMCLDASIRAFGDESTSISLASVAVVFLAGNALGSAAPTPGGVGAVEATLTVGLIAVGLPKEVAAPAVLLFRLLTLWLPVLPGWLAFNHLTRKQAL, from the coding sequence ATGAAGCAGCAGGGTGCGCACCCCGAGGACGCGGAGGGCACCTCTGACGCTTCGGCGCGCCCGGGCACCCCGGACGACGGCCCGGAGCCGACCGGCGACCAGGCGGGGACGGCCACCAAGGGGGCAGGCGAGAAGGCTCCTGCGGCAGCCGAGAGGTCCGGCGAGAAGACCCCGACAGCACCCGAGAAGTCCGGCAAGAAGGCCCCGACGGCAGCCGAGGACGAGGACACCGTGCACATCGACGAGGTGGAGGGCGACGAACCGCTGCTCCCCGCGCGCGTGCACCGACCGTCCGATCTGATGCGGCTCCTGGTGGGCGTGCTCGCCGTCGCGCTGCTGATCGGCATCGCCGCGTTCGCGCACGGCACCACCTCGGGCCTCGAACAGGACATCAACAAGGGCACGGGCCAGGCGCCCGACCTGCTCATCAAGATCGCGGGGCTGGCCTCCAGCATCGCGATCCTGCTGGTGCCGGTCGCCTTCGCCATCGAGCGGCTGATCAAACGGGACGGGCTCAGAATCGCCGACGGTGTGCTCGCGGCTGTCCTGGCCCACGGTGTGACCCTCGCCACCGACCTGTGGGTCGCCCGCGCCGCCCCCGACTCGATCCAGGAGGCGCTCACCCAGCCCTCCCCCGGTGACATCCACGCGCTGACCGACCCCGTGCACGGCTATCTGGCGCCCGTCATCGCGTACATGACGGCCGTCGGCATGTCGCGCAGGCCCAGATGGCGCACGGTGTTGTGGGTCGTGCTGCTCCTCGACGCCTTCTCGATGCTCGTCACCGGGTACACGACACCGTTCTCGATCATCCTGACGGTGCTGATCGGCTGGACCGTGGCCTACGGCACGCTCTACGCGGTCGGCTCGCCCAACGTCCGGCCCACCGGGCAGACGCTGATGGCGGGCCTGCGGACCGTCGGCTTCCGCCCGGTCAGCGCGTCCCGCGAGGACACCTCGGACAACCCGGACACCGGTGACCGGGGCCGCCGCTACTTCGTCACGCTCGAGGACGGGCCGCCGCTGGACGTGACGGTGGTCGACCGGGAGCAGCAGGCCCAGGGCTTCTTCTACCGCACCTGGCGCAATCTGACCCTGCGCGGCTTCGCCACCCGCAGCAGCCTCCAGTCGCTGCGCCAGGCCCTGGAGCAGGAGGCGCTGCTGGCGTACGCGGCGATCGCGGCCGGTGCCAACGCGCCCAAGCTGATCGCCACCTCCGAGCTCGGTCCCGACGCGGTGATGCTCGTCTACGAGCACAGCGGCGGCCGCACCCTGGACTCGCTGCCGGACGAGGAGATCACCGACGACCTGCTGAGCGACACCTGGCACCAGGTGAAGGCTCTTCAGTCCCGGCGCATCGCGCACCGCAGGCTGGTCGGCGACGCGATTCTGGTGGATCGTTCCGGCACGGTGATCCTCACCGACCTGCGCGTCGGCGAGATCGCGGCCGGCGACCTGCTGCTGCGCATGGACACGTCCCAGTTGCTGGTGACCCTCGGCCTCCGGGTGGGCGCCGAGCGGGCGGTCGCCTCGGCGGTGGAAGTGCTCGGCCCGGACGCGGTGGCGGACTGTCTGCCGATGCTCCAGCCCATCGCGCTCAGCCGCTCCACGCGCGCGACGCTGCGCAGACTGGCCCGGGAGCGGGCACAGCGCGAGCGCGAGGCGGTCCTGGAGGCGTCCCGGCAGGCCAAGCAGGCGCGCCTGGAGGACGCCTCGGACGACGCCGTGCCGGTGCTGGAGAAACCCGACAAGAAGGCCGTACGGGCGGAGCAGCGGGCCGAGAAGCGGGCCATCGACGAGGCCCTCGAGGATGCGCGCGAGGAGGACCTGCTCACGCAGATCCGGCACGAGGTGCTGCGGATCAGGCCACAGGCACCGGTCGAGCCGGCCCGGCTGGAGCGGGTGCGGCCGCGCACGCTGATCAGTTTCATGGCCGGCGCGATCGGCGCGTACTTCCTGCTGACGCAGCTCACGCACATCGAGTTCGGTCCGCTCATCGCGAACGCCGAATGGGGCTGGGTCGCCGCGGCCGTGCTGTTCTCGATGGGCAGCTACGTGGCGGCGGCGATGGCTCTGCTGGGGTTCGTGCCCGAGCGGGTGCCGTTCGTGCGGACCGTGGCTGCGCAGGTCGCCGGGTCGTTCGTGAAGATCGTCGCCCCGGCGGCGGTGGGCGGTGTCGCCCTCAACACGCGCTTCCTCCAGCGCGCGGGAGTGCGGCCGGGGCTCGCGGTGGCGAGCGTCGGAGCGTCGCAGCTGTTCGGGCTCGGCTGTCACATCCTGATGCTGCTGGCCTTCGGCTATCTGACCGGCACCGAGAAGACGCCGTCGCTGTCGCCGTCCCGGACCGTCATCGCCGGTCTGCTGACGGTGGCGGTGCTCGTGCTCGTGGTGACCTCGGTGCCGTTCCTGCGGAAGTTCGTCGTCACGCGCGTGAGGTCGCTGTTCGCGGGTGTCGTGCCGCGCATGCTGGACGTGCTCCAGCGGCCGCAGAAGCTGGTCACCGGCATCGGCGGCATGCTGCTGCTGACCGCCTGCTTCGTGATGTGCCTGGACGCGTCGATCCGCGCGTTCGGCGACGAGTCCACGTCGATCAGCCTCGCCAGCGTCGCCGTCGTCTTCCTCGCGGGCAACGCCCTGGGGTCCGCGGCGCCGACCCCGGGCGGTGTGGGCGCGGTCGAGGCGACCCTGACGGTCGGTCTGATCGCCGTCGGGCTGCCGAAGGAGGTCGCGGCACCGGCGGTCCTGCTGTTCCGGCTGCTGACGCTGTGGCTGCCCGTGCTGCCGGGCTGGCTGGCCTTCAACCATCTGACTCGCAAGCAGGCCCTTTAG
- a CDS encoding alpha/beta hydrolase, translated as MTRFARWTALAVASALLAAGCSGGSSDDDKGGLAWGRCKATADGPAPSSDWQCATLKAPLDWSKPDGETIGLALIRTKARGDDRVGSLLFNFGGPGASGVSMMPSYAPTVSRLRERYDLVSWDPRGVGASEGVRCRGDKQIQAAESVDVTPDTPAEEKAYFQDAADFGKGCQKDAGKLMAHVSTADSARDMDRIREVLGDEKMHYFGISYGTELGGTYAHLFPKKVGRMTLDAVVDPGADTVGHAKNQARGFQRALNGYLESTGQDPAEGSRKIADLLRRIDARPLPAGTPGRKLTQTLAATGIILPLYSKDSWPTLTSALDAAERGDGSELLALADGYNERDPSGRYGTTTHSQRVISCLDGRQRPTAATTRKLLPEFERISPVFGTFLGWDTAGWCHDWPVPGQHDTPEVSAPGAAPVLVVGNTGDPATPYEGARRMADELGKGVGVMLTWRGEGHGAYGSGSDCVDSTVDAYLLDGTVPKDGKVCS; from the coding sequence ATGACGCGTTTCGCACGGTGGACCGCTCTGGCGGTCGCCTCGGCACTGCTCGCCGCAGGGTGCAGCGGCGGCTCGTCGGACGACGACAAGGGCGGGCTCGCCTGGGGCCGCTGCAAGGCCACCGCCGACGGCCCCGCGCCGAGCAGCGACTGGCAGTGCGCGACGCTGAAAGCGCCGCTGGACTGGTCGAAGCCGGACGGCGAGACGATCGGGCTGGCGCTGATCCGCACCAAGGCCCGCGGTGACGACCGCGTCGGCTCGCTCCTGTTCAACTTCGGCGGCCCCGGCGCCTCGGGCGTGTCCATGATGCCGTCGTACGCCCCGACCGTCTCCCGGCTGCGTGAGCGCTACGACCTGGTGAGCTGGGACCCGCGCGGGGTCGGCGCCAGCGAGGGCGTGCGCTGCCGCGGCGACAAACAGATCCAGGCGGCAGAGTCGGTGGACGTCACCCCGGACACGCCCGCCGAGGAGAAGGCGTACTTCCAGGACGCCGCCGACTTCGGCAAGGGCTGCCAGAAGGATGCCGGGAAGCTGATGGCGCACGTGTCGACCGCCGACTCTGCCCGCGACATGGACCGCATCCGGGAGGTCCTCGGCGACGAGAAGATGCACTACTTCGGCATCTCCTACGGCACCGAACTGGGCGGCACATATGCGCACCTGTTCCCGAAGAAGGTGGGTCGGATGACCCTGGACGCGGTCGTCGACCCCGGCGCCGACACGGTGGGGCATGCCAAGAACCAGGCCAGGGGCTTCCAGCGCGCGCTGAACGGCTACCTCGAGTCCACGGGTCAGGACCCGGCGGAGGGCTCGCGGAAGATCGCGGACCTGCTGCGGCGGATCGACGCCCGGCCCCTGCCGGCGGGCACGCCCGGGCGGAAGCTGACGCAGACGCTCGCGGCCACCGGCATCATCCTGCCGCTGTACAGCAAGGACAGCTGGCCGACGCTGACCAGCGCCCTCGACGCGGCCGAGCGGGGAGACGGCTCGGAGCTGCTGGCCCTCGCCGACGGCTACAACGAGCGTGATCCGTCGGGACGCTACGGCACGACGACCCACTCGCAACGGGTCATATCGTGCCTGGACGGCAGGCAGCGGCCGACCGCGGCGACCACCAGGAAGCTGCTGCCGGAGTTCGAGAGGATCTCCCCGGTCTTCGGGACGTTCCTCGGCTGGGACACGGCCGGCTGGTGCCACGACTGGCCGGTGCCCGGGCAGCACGACACCCCGGAGGTGAGCGCCCCCGGCGCGGCACCGGTCCTGGTGGTCGGCAACACCGGCGACCCGGCCACCCCGTACGAGGGGGCCCGCAGGATGGCCGACGAGCTGGGCAAGGGCGTCGGAGTGATGCTCACCTGGCGGGGCGAGGGACATGGCGCGTACGGCAGTGGCAGCGACTGTGTCGACTCCACGGTGGACGCGTATCTGCTGGACGGGACGGTGCCGAAGGACGGCAAGGTCTGCTCATGA
- a CDS encoding MGMT family protein, with protein MSEESLPEDAGAQGAHAGYDDTREEPGEALPVYAERVLEVAELIPPGRVMTYGDVAEWLEEGGPRQVGRVMALYGGAVAWWRVVRADGVLLPGQEQRALGHYRAEGTPLKQASRAAEGHLPRLDMRRARWDGGERAEGHT; from the coding sequence ATGAGTGAGGAGAGTCTTCCGGAGGACGCCGGCGCGCAGGGCGCCCACGCGGGGTACGACGACACCCGTGAGGAGCCCGGGGAAGCGCTGCCCGTGTACGCCGAGCGGGTCCTGGAGGTGGCCGAACTGATCCCGCCGGGCCGTGTCATGACATACGGGGACGTCGCGGAGTGGCTGGAGGAGGGCGGTCCGCGGCAGGTCGGCCGCGTGATGGCTCTCTACGGCGGTGCCGTTGCGTGGTGGCGTGTCGTCCGCGCGGACGGCGTCCTGCTCCCGGGGCAGGAGCAGCGGGCGCTCGGCCACTACCGCGCGGAGGGCACGCCCCTGAAGCAGGCGAGCCGGGCCGCCGAGGGCCACCTGCCGCGCCTCGACATGAGACGGGCGCGCTGGGACGGCGGCGAACGCGCGGAGGGTCACACCTGA
- a CDS encoding alpha/beta hydrolase, which produces MPTLLRLRAAALTATAVLLSTVLAGCGDDDAEDEDLTKQELSWEDCRAPSDAQGGGAAPSPLPDGGDWQCATMKAPLDWDDPKGDTIDLELIRARTSGTGNARIGSLIFNFGGPGGSGVTSLPAFAEDYETLRTRYDLVSFDPRGVGRSAPVICQNDQQLDAYFQQDATPDDTAERTELLENTKEFNEACEQNSERILPHVRTTDAARDLDLMRQVLGDGKLHYFGISYGTELGGVYAHLFPERVGRAVFDAVVDPTQNAEQGSLGQTKGFQLALDNFAEDCVSKAEECPVGDSAQDVKDRIAGLLRDLDRTPVPGVFPRELTQTAATSGILQALYSQDFWEYLTEGLQQAYDGDGSILMLLSDSMNGRKENGEYSNIAAANAAINCADDKPRYDAAFVERKLPEFRAASPLFGDYMAWGMITCTDWAVPGAADHPVVSAPGSAPILVVGNTGDPATPYEGARKMAEALGKGVGVELTYRGQGHGAYDSKNKCVQDAVNGYLLDGKVPRAGTVCT; this is translated from the coding sequence ATGCCAACCCTCCTCCGGCTGCGCGCCGCCGCACTGACCGCCACCGCCGTGCTGCTGTCCACCGTGCTGGCCGGCTGCGGTGACGACGACGCCGAGGACGAGGACCTGACGAAGCAGGAGCTGAGCTGGGAGGACTGCCGGGCCCCGTCCGATGCCCAGGGAGGGGGCGCCGCGCCCTCACCGCTGCCGGACGGCGGCGATTGGCAGTGCGCCACCATGAAGGCGCCGCTCGACTGGGACGACCCCAAGGGCGACACCATCGACCTCGAACTCATCCGGGCCCGGACCAGCGGCACCGGGAACGCACGCATCGGCTCGCTCATCTTCAACTTCGGCGGCCCCGGCGGCTCGGGCGTCACCTCGCTGCCGGCCTTCGCGGAGGACTACGAGACCCTGCGCACCCGCTACGACCTGGTCAGCTTCGACCCCCGCGGAGTCGGCCGCAGCGCCCCCGTGATCTGCCAGAACGACCAGCAGCTCGACGCGTACTTCCAGCAGGACGCCACGCCCGACGACACCGCCGAGCGCACCGAACTCCTGGAGAACACCAAGGAGTTCAACGAAGCCTGCGAGCAGAACTCCGAGCGGATCCTGCCGCACGTACGCACCACCGACGCGGCCCGCGACCTGGACCTGATGCGCCAGGTCCTGGGCGACGGGAAACTGCACTACTTCGGCATCTCCTACGGCACCGAACTCGGCGGCGTCTACGCCCACCTGTTCCCCGAGCGGGTCGGCCGCGCCGTGTTCGACGCCGTCGTCGACCCCACGCAGAACGCCGAACAGGGCTCGCTCGGGCAGACCAAGGGCTTCCAGCTCGCGCTGGACAACTTCGCCGAGGACTGCGTGTCGAAGGCCGAGGAATGCCCCGTCGGCGACAGCGCGCAGGACGTGAAGGACCGCATCGCCGGACTGCTGAGGGACCTCGACCGCACTCCGGTCCCGGGTGTCTTCCCGCGCGAGCTGACCCAGACCGCGGCGACCAGTGGCATCCTGCAGGCGCTGTACTCGCAGGACTTCTGGGAGTACCTCACCGAGGGCCTGCAACAGGCGTACGACGGCGACGGCAGCATCCTGATGCTGCTGTCCGACTCGATGAACGGGCGCAAGGAGAACGGCGAGTACAGCAACATCGCCGCCGCCAACGCCGCCATCAACTGCGCGGACGACAAGCCCCGCTACGACGCCGCCTTCGTGGAGCGGAAACTGCCCGAATTCCGGGCGGCCTCCCCCCTGTTCGGCGACTACATGGCCTGGGGCATGATCACCTGCACCGACTGGGCCGTGCCGGGCGCCGCCGACCACCCGGTCGTGAGCGCGCCTGGCTCGGCGCCGATCCTGGTGGTCGGCAACACCGGCGACCCGGCCACCCCGTACGAGGGCGCGCGGAAGATGGCGGAGGCGCTGGGCAAGGGGGTCGGCGTCGAGCTGACGTACCGGGGGCAGGGACACGGCGCGTACGACAGCAAGAACAAGTGCGTGCAGGACGCGGTGAACGGCTATCTGCTGGACGGAAAAGTGCCGCGGGCGGGGACCGTCTGCACCTGA
- a CDS encoding ATP-dependent helicase codes for MSSSSSTSGLSHPRVRRGSRGAYRLVRTPPARVDPPLLDASQRSVVDHTTGPLLVLAGPGTGKTTTLVESVAERTARGGDPERILVLTFSRRAAVELRDRMALRSGAARAPQATTFHSFCYALVRAHQDSDLFVEPLRLLSGPEQDVSVRELLAGQVDLERLGLAHVRWPDELRACLTTRGFADEVRAVLARTRELGLGPDALDAFARRTGRPDWRAAAAFLAEYLDVLDLQGVIDYAELVHRAVLLARRPEVAARLAARYDAVYVDEYQDTDPAQVRLLHALAGGGRTLVAFGDPDQSIYAFRGADVNGILDFPHAFPRADGRPAPVAVLRTSRRSGAALLAATRLLTQRMPLTRLPAEKVRAHRELAPVRDGGRVEAYTYPTAGTELDNIADILRRAHLEDGVPWSEMAVLVRAGSRTIPTVRRALTAAGVPVDVDGDDVPLRHEPAVAPLLTALRAVATAEAGTSEAGSAEPQDSETGSAEPQDSETGSAEPQDSEAGSAEPQDSEAGSAEPQDSEAGSAEPQDSEAGSAEPQDSETGPAEPQDSETGPAEPQDPERDTSSEDAPSAQPDTCWLDTETALTLLSSPLASMDAADLRRLGRALRDEERAAGNPLPPPSDVLLAQALAEPERLAVHDPTYARGAQRLGALLRKARERLAGGGTAEEALWDLWEGTPWPTRLERAARRGGAAGRNADRDLDAVCALFATAARAEERTGGRGALNFLEEIEAEDIAADTLTRRAVRPDAVRLMTAHRSKGLEWRLVVVAGVQEGLWPDLRRRGSLLEADRIGRDGLAEPLTPGALLAEERRLFYVAATRARERLVVTAVKTPADDGDQPSRFLTELGVEPKDVTGRPRRPLSVAALVAELRATTVDPRVSDALREAAARRLARLAALADEDGRPLVPSAHPYRWWGMFEPTESKVPLRDRDQPVVLSGSALDQLANTCALQWFLGREVKADAPATAAQGFGNVVHVLADEVASGHTPADLSVLMERLDSVWNALAFDAPWKSDQEKDNARVALERFLKWHVMDRTGRTPVASEHDFDVTLEAGDYQVRIRGQMDRVEADGEGRAYVVDFKTGKQAPTGKEVERHPQLAVYQLAVREGAVDDLFDGVRPEPGGAELVHLRQGAAQRDGGETLPKVQAQEPLEGEWVGDLLATAAGKVLDERFTPTTGQHCTHCAFRSSCSARQEGRHVVE; via the coding sequence ATGAGCTCCTCTTCCTCCACCAGCGGCCTGTCGCACCCTCGTGTGCGGCGGGGGAGCCGTGGCGCTTACCGACTGGTACGTACCCCTCCTGCCCGCGTGGACCCCCCTCTTTTGGACGCCTCGCAGCGCTCCGTGGTTGACCACACCACCGGCCCGCTGCTCGTTCTCGCAGGTCCGGGCACGGGCAAGACCACCACGCTCGTCGAGTCCGTGGCCGAGCGCACCGCCCGGGGCGGGGACCCCGAGCGCATCCTGGTGCTCACCTTCAGCCGCAGGGCTGCCGTCGAGCTGCGCGACCGCATGGCTCTGCGGAGCGGCGCGGCCCGCGCTCCCCAGGCGACCACCTTCCACTCGTTCTGCTATGCCCTGGTCCGCGCACACCAGGACAGCGACCTGTTCGTGGAGCCGCTGCGGCTGCTGTCCGGCCCCGAGCAGGACGTCTCGGTCCGGGAGTTGCTCGCCGGCCAGGTGGACCTGGAGCGGCTGGGCCTCGCGCACGTGCGCTGGCCGGACGAACTGCGCGCCTGCCTGACCACCCGTGGATTCGCCGACGAGGTCCGCGCGGTCCTCGCCCGCACCCGTGAACTGGGTCTCGGCCCGGACGCCCTGGACGCCTTCGCCCGCCGTACGGGACGCCCCGACTGGCGCGCCGCCGCCGCCTTCCTCGCCGAGTACCTCGACGTGCTCGACCTCCAGGGTGTGATCGACTACGCGGAACTCGTCCACCGCGCGGTGCTCCTCGCCCGCCGGCCCGAGGTCGCCGCGCGGCTCGCCGCCCGGTACGACGCCGTCTACGTCGACGAGTACCAGGACACCGATCCCGCTCAGGTGCGACTCCTGCACGCGCTGGCCGGCGGCGGCCGCACCCTCGTCGCCTTCGGTGACCCCGACCAGTCGATCTACGCGTTCCGCGGGGCGGACGTGAACGGCATCCTCGACTTCCCGCACGCCTTCCCGCGCGCGGACGGCCGCCCGGCCCCGGTCGCGGTGCTGCGCACGTCCCGCCGCTCCGGCGCCGCCCTGCTGGCCGCCACCCGGCTGCTGACCCAGCGCATGCCGCTGACCCGCCTGCCCGCCGAGAAGGTGCGCGCCCACCGCGAACTCGCCCCCGTACGGGACGGCGGCCGCGTCGAGGCGTACACGTACCCGACGGCCGGGACGGAGCTGGACAACATCGCCGACATCCTCCGCAGGGCCCACCTCGAAGACGGCGTCCCCTGGAGCGAGATGGCCGTCCTGGTGCGCGCCGGCTCCCGGACCATCCCGACGGTCCGCCGCGCCCTCACGGCGGCCGGCGTACCCGTGGACGTCGACGGCGACGACGTGCCCCTGCGCCACGAACCGGCGGTGGCACCGCTGCTGACGGCGCTGCGGGCGGTGGCCACGGCGGAGGCGGGGACTTCCGAGGCGGGATCTGCCGAGCCTCAGGACTCCGAGACGGGATCTGCCGAGCCTCAGGACTCCGAGACGGGATCTGCCGAGCCTCAGGACTCCGAGGCGGGATCTGCCGAGCCTCAGGACTCCGAGGCGGGATCTGCCGAGCCTCAGGACTCCGAGGCGGGATCTGCCGAGCCTCAGGACTCCGAGGCGGGATCTGCCGAGCCTCAGGACTCCGAGACGGGACCTGCCGAGCCTCAGGACTCCGAGACGGGACCTGCCGAGCCTCAGGACCCCGAGAGGGACACCTCCTCCGAGGACGCCCCTTCCGCGCAGCCGGACACCTGCTGGCTCGACACCGAGACGGCCCTCACCCTCCTCAGCTCCCCGCTGGCGAGCATGGACGCCGCCGACCTGCGCCGCCTCGGCCGGGCCCTGCGCGACGAGGAACGGGCCGCGGGCAACCCACTGCCGCCGCCCTCCGACGTGCTGCTCGCGCAGGCACTCGCCGAGCCGGAGCGCCTCGCCGTGCACGACCCCACATACGCGCGCGGTGCCCAGCGCCTCGGCGCGCTGCTGCGCAAGGCCCGTGAGCGGCTGGCGGGCGGCGGTACGGCCGAGGAGGCCCTGTGGGACCTGTGGGAGGGCACGCCGTGGCCGACCCGGCTGGAGCGGGCCGCCCGCCGGGGCGGCGCGGCCGGGCGCAACGCGGACCGCGATCTGGACGCCGTCTGCGCGCTGTTCGCGACCGCGGCCCGTGCCGAGGAGCGCACCGGCGGCCGGGGCGCCCTCAACTTCCTGGAGGAGATCGAGGCCGAGGACATCGCCGCCGACACCCTCACACGCCGTGCCGTACGCCCCGACGCGGTCCGCCTGATGACCGCGCACCGCTCCAAGGGCCTGGAATGGCGCCTCGTGGTCGTCGCGGGCGTCCAGGAGGGCCTGTGGCCCGATCTGCGCCGCCGCGGCTCCCTGCTGGAGGCCGACCGCATCGGCCGCGACGGACTCGCCGAACCCCTCACCCCCGGCGCGCTGCTCGCCGAAGAGCGCCGCTTGTTCTACGTGGCCGCCACGCGCGCGCGTGAACGCCTCGTCGTGACCGCGGTCAAGACCCCGGCGGACGACGGCGACCAGCCCTCCCGCTTCCTGACCGAACTCGGCGTCGAACCCAAGGACGTCACGGGACGCCCGCGCCGCCCCCTGTCCGTCGCCGCGCTCGTCGCCGAACTGCGCGCCACCACCGTCGACCCGCGCGTCTCCGACGCCCTCCGGGAGGCCGCCGCCCGCCGCCTCGCCCGGCTCGCCGCGCTCGCCGACGAGGACGGCCGCCCCTTGGTGCCGTCCGCGCACCCCTACCGCTGGTGGGGCATGTTCGAGCCGACCGAGTCCAAGGTGCCGCTGCGCGACCGCGACCAGCCCGTCGTGCTCTCCGGCAGCGCCCTCGACCAGCTCGCCAACACCTGCGCCCTGCAATGGTTCCTGGGCCGCGAGGTGAAGGCCGACGCGCCCGCGACAGCCGCCCAGGGCTTCGGCAACGTGGTGCACGTCCTCGCCGACGAGGTCGCCTCCGGGCACACCCCGGCCGACCTCTCCGTCCTGATGGAACGGCTCGACTCCGTGTGGAACGCCCTCGCCTTCGACGCGCCGTGGAAGTCGGACCAGGAGAAGGACAACGCGCGCGTGGCACTCGAGCGGTTCCTGAAGTGGCACGTCATGGACCGCACCGGGCGTACCCCGGTTGCCAGCGAGCACGACTTCGACGTCACCCTCGAAGCCGGTGACTACCAGGTGCGCATCCGGGGCCAGATGGACCGCGTGGAGGCGGACGGCGAGGGCCGTGCCTACGTGGTCGACTTCAAGACGGGCAAGCAGGCGCCCACCGGCAAGGAGGTGGAGCGCCACCCGCAGCTCGCCGTCTACCAGCTGGCCGTCCGCGAGGGTGCCGTCGACGACCTCTTCGACGGTGTGCGACCCGAGCCGGGCGGCGCCGAACTCGTCCATCTGCGCCAGGGCGCCGCCCAGCGCGACGGCGGCGAGACCCTGCCCAAGGTGCAGGCCCAGGAGCCGCTGGAGGGGGAGTGGGTCGGCGACCTGCTGGCCACCGCGGCCGGCAAGGTCCTCGACGAACGGTTCACACCGACCACCGGTCAGCACTGCACGCACTGCGCGTTCCGGTCCTCGTGCAGCGCGCGGCAGGAGGGCCGCCATGTCGTCGAGTGA